In Massilia violaceinigra, one DNA window encodes the following:
- the kdsA gene encoding 3-deoxy-8-phosphooctulonate synthase, producing MKLCGFDVGLEHPIFLIAGTCVIESRQMAMDTAGTLKEITSALGIPFIYKSSFDKANRSSGTSFRGPGMDKGLEILADVRREIGVPVLTDIHTIEEIAAVSSVVDVLQTPAFLCRQTDFIIACAQSGKPVNIKKGQFLAPGDMKNVIDKARQAARDAGLNEDNFMACERGASFGYNNLVSDMRSLAIMRESNCPVVFDATHSVQLPGGQGTTSGGQREHIPVLSRAAVAAGIAGLFMETHPNPAQALSDGPNAVPLGRMKELLTTLVELDRVVKKAGFLESSFA from the coding sequence ATGAAGCTTTGCGGTTTTGACGTCGGCCTCGAACACCCGATCTTTCTCATCGCCGGCACCTGCGTGATCGAATCGCGCCAGATGGCGATGGACACTGCCGGCACCCTCAAGGAAATCACCTCGGCGCTGGGTATCCCGTTCATCTACAAGTCGTCCTTCGACAAGGCCAACCGCTCCTCGGGCACCTCGTTTCGCGGTCCCGGCATGGACAAGGGCCTCGAGATCCTGGCCGACGTGCGCCGCGAAATCGGCGTGCCGGTCCTGACCGACATCCACACGATCGAAGAAATCGCCGCCGTCTCGAGCGTGGTCGACGTGCTGCAAACGCCGGCCTTTTTGTGCCGCCAGACCGACTTCATCATCGCCTGCGCCCAGTCGGGCAAACCGGTCAACATCAAGAAGGGCCAGTTCCTCGCGCCCGGCGACATGAAGAACGTGATCGACAAGGCGCGCCAGGCCGCGCGCGACGCCGGCCTGAATGAAGACAACTTTATGGCCTGCGAGCGCGGTGCCTCGTTCGGCTACAACAACCTCGTTTCCGACATGCGCTCGCTGGCGATCATGCGCGAATCGAACTGCCCGGTCGTGTTCGACGCGACCCACTCGGTACAGCTGCCGGGCGGACAGGGCACCACATCCGGTGGCCAGCGCGAGCACATTCCCGTGCTCTCGCGCGCAGCCGTGGCAGCCGGTATCGCCGGCCTGTTCATGGAAACGCACCCGAACCCCGCCCAGGCGCTCTCGGACGGCCCGAATGCCGTGCCGCTCGGACGCATGAAGGAACTGCTCACGACCCTCGTCGAACTCGACCGCGTGGTCAAGAAAGCCGGCTTCCTCGAATCGAGCTTTGCGTAA
- the eno gene encoding phosphopyruvate hydratase, whose protein sequence is MSAIVDIIGREIIDSRGNPTVECDVLLESGVMGRAAVPSGASTGSREAIELRDGDKNRYFGKGVLQACENINTEISEAIMGLDANEQAFLDRTLIDLDGTENKSRLGANAMLAVSMAVAKAAAEEAGLPLYRYFGGSGAMQMPVPMMNVINGGAHADNNLDIQEFMIIPVGAPSFKEAIRYGAEIFHTLKKILHEKKLATSVGDEGGFAPNVANHEEAIKLIMQAIEQAGYEPGTQICLGLDCAASEFYKDGKYHLEGEGMQLTATEFTNMLATWCDKYPIISIEDAMAENDWDGWKILTEALGKKVQLVGDDLYVTNTKILKEGIEKGIANSILIKINQIGTLTETFAAIEMAKRAGYTAVISHRSGETEDSTIADIAVGTNALQIKTGSMSRSDRMAKYNQLLRIEEDLGDIASYPGRSAFYNLK, encoded by the coding sequence ATGAGTGCTATCGTTGACATTATCGGCCGCGAAATTATCGATTCGCGCGGCAATCCGACCGTCGAATGCGACGTGCTTCTGGAGTCGGGCGTGATGGGCCGCGCGGCGGTACCGTCGGGCGCCTCGACCGGATCGCGCGAAGCGATCGAACTGCGCGACGGCGACAAGAACCGTTACTTCGGCAAGGGCGTGCTGCAAGCCTGCGAAAACATCAATACCGAAATCTCCGAAGCCATCATGGGCCTGGACGCGAACGAACAAGCGTTCCTCGACCGCACCCTGATCGACCTCGACGGCACCGAAAACAAGAGCCGCCTGGGCGCCAACGCCATGCTGGCCGTCTCGATGGCCGTGGCCAAGGCTGCCGCTGAAGAAGCCGGCCTGCCGCTGTACCGTTATTTTGGCGGTTCGGGCGCGATGCAAATGCCGGTGCCGATGATGAACGTCATCAACGGCGGCGCGCACGCCGACAACAACCTGGACATCCAGGAATTCATGATCATCCCGGTCGGCGCACCGAGCTTCAAGGAAGCGATCCGCTACGGCGCCGAGATCTTCCACACGCTGAAAAAGATCCTGCACGAGAAAAAGCTGGCGACCTCGGTCGGCGACGAAGGCGGTTTCGCGCCGAACGTGGCCAACCACGAAGAAGCCATCAAGCTGATCATGCAAGCGATCGAGCAGGCTGGCTACGAGCCGGGCACGCAGATCTGCCTGGGCCTCGATTGCGCCGCTTCCGAATTCTACAAGGATGGCAAATACCACCTTGAAGGCGAAGGCATGCAGCTGACCGCGACCGAATTCACCAACATGCTCGCGACCTGGTGCGACAAGTACCCGATCATCTCGATCGAAGACGCGATGGCGGAAAACGACTGGGATGGCTGGAAGATCCTGACCGAAGCGCTGGGCAAGAAGGTGCAGCTGGTGGGCGACGACCTGTACGTCACCAACACCAAGATCCTGAAAGAAGGCATCGAGAAAGGCATCGCCAACTCGATCCTGATCAAGATCAACCAGATCGGCACCCTTACCGAAACGTTCGCCGCCATCGAAATGGCCAAGCGCGCAGGTTATACTGCCGTCATCTCGCACCGTTCCGGCGAGACCGAAGACTCGACGATCGCCGACATCGCCGTTGGTACCAATGCCCTGCAGATCAAGACCGGCTCGATGTCGCGTTCGGACCGCATGGCCAAGTACAACCAGCTGCTGCGCATCGAAGAAGACCTGGGCGACATCGCCAGCTACCCTGGCCGCAGCGCCTTCTACAACCTGAAGTAA
- the ftsB gene encoding cell division protein FtsB, with amino-acid sequence MRLITLVLATLLLLIQLPLWLGKGGWLRVGELENQVLLAQRKTVELKARNAKLDSEVHDLTNGTGAVEERARFELGMIKKNEIFIQILDANGHPKESATPLPPPKPDTKTTP; translated from the coding sequence ATGCGCCTCATTACGCTCGTTCTCGCGACTCTCCTGCTCCTGATCCAACTGCCGCTCTGGCTGGGCAAGGGGGGCTGGCTGCGCGTGGGCGAACTGGAAAATCAGGTGCTCCTGGCGCAGCGCAAGACAGTGGAACTGAAGGCGCGCAACGCCAAGCTCGACTCCGAAGTCCACGACCTGACCAATGGCACGGGCGCGGTGGAAGAGCGCGCGCGTTTCGAGCTGGGCATGATCAAGAAAAACGAGATCTTCATCCAGATCCTCGACGCCAACGGCCACCCCAAGGAATCGGCCACCCCGCTGCCGCCTCCCAAGCCCGACACCAAGACTACCCCCTGA
- a CDS encoding GbsR/MarR family transcriptional regulator has protein sequence MALGPTEQKFVLHWGEMGTRWGVNRTVAQIHALLFLANRPLAAEEIAEALSVARSNVSNSLKELQSWNLIRVTHLMGDRRDHFVALQDVWEIFRVIVEERKRREIDPTLTVLRECAIEGDTDTALEPASLARMNEVLTFLDMLGTTYDDYKHLPPATLQRFLKMGGKVARFLGPDDKDAS, from the coding sequence ATGGCACTGGGACCGACCGAACAGAAATTCGTCCTGCACTGGGGCGAGATGGGCACGCGCTGGGGCGTCAACCGCACCGTCGCGCAGATTCATGCGCTGCTGTTCCTGGCCAACCGTCCGCTGGCGGCCGAGGAGATCGCCGAGGCGCTGTCGGTGGCGCGCTCGAACGTGAGCAACAGCCTCAAGGAGCTGCAAAGCTGGAACCTGATCCGCGTCACCCATTTGATGGGCGACCGGCGCGATCACTTCGTCGCCCTCCAGGACGTGTGGGAGATCTTCCGCGTCATCGTCGAGGAGCGCAAACGGCGCGAGATCGATCCGACACTGACCGTGCTGCGCGAATGCGCCATCGAGGGCGATACCGATACCGCGCTCGAACCAGCGTCGCTGGCGCGCATGAACGAGGTGCTGACCTTCCTCGACATGCTCGGCACGACCTACGACGATTACAAGCACCTGCCGCCCGCGACCCTGCAGCGCTTCCTGAAAATGGGCGGCAAGGTGGCGCGCTTTCTCGGCCCCGACGACAAGGACGCATCGTGA
- a CDS encoding thiol-disulfide oxidoreductase DCC family protein → MSSAELTLYFDGKCPFCRAGMARLADWDKAGRLAFVDIAAPGFDPAHLGVDMAALNRELHSQTRDGRVLVGIDSMLRAYPLAGQAWRVLPLRVPGLRTLCSWSYRLFARHRYLMSRVLGYRAPACHDGVCERPNPFFKR, encoded by the coding sequence GTGAGCAGCGCCGAACTGACCCTCTACTTCGACGGCAAATGCCCGTTCTGCCGCGCCGGCATGGCCAGGCTGGCGGACTGGGACAAAGCCGGGCGTCTGGCGTTTGTCGATATCGCCGCTCCCGGCTTCGATCCGGCCCATCTCGGTGTCGACATGGCCGCCCTGAACCGCGAGCTGCACAGCCAGACGCGCGACGGCCGCGTGCTGGTGGGGATCGACAGCATGCTGCGCGCCTACCCGCTGGCCGGCCAGGCCTGGCGCGTGCTGCCGCTGCGCGTGCCCGGTTTGCGCACCTTGTGCAGCTGGTCGTACCGCCTGTTCGCGCGCCACCGCTACCTGATGTCGCGCGTGCTCGGCTACCGCGCCCCCGCTTGCCATGATGGTGTGTGCGAGCGTCCCAATCCCTTCTTCAAACGATGA
- a CDS encoding cell division protein, translating into MHSPFLRRWAIRWMYAAIATHLVVGMLLPWFADAAIFSGYHRGIETAFWGATVPAPAHAQQIWWISLFGPTVQSAALWMGALAWIGDRQRSAFAWGALIAGMLLWAPQDMMVSLRAGCWDNIWIDTFALATMLPPLVYLYCVDRAQAVRT; encoded by the coding sequence ATGCACTCTCCATTTCTGCGCCGCTGGGCCATCCGCTGGATGTATGCGGCCATCGCTACCCACCTGGTGGTTGGCATGCTGCTGCCATGGTTCGCCGACGCCGCCATCTTCAGCGGCTACCACCGCGGCATCGAAACGGCGTTCTGGGGCGCCACCGTGCCGGCGCCGGCCCACGCGCAGCAAATCTGGTGGATCTCGCTGTTCGGCCCCACCGTGCAAAGCGCGGCACTCTGGATGGGCGCCCTGGCGTGGATTGGCGACCGCCAGCGCAGCGCATTCGCCTGGGGCGCGCTGATCGCCGGCATGCTGCTGTGGGCGCCGCAGGACATGATGGTGTCGCTGCGCGCGGGCTGCTGGGATAACATCTGGATCGATACCTTCGCGCTGGCCACGATGCTGCCGCCGCTGGTGTACCTGTACTGCGTCGACCGCGCGCAAGCGGTGCGCACATGA
- a CDS encoding DUF4166 domain-containing protein: MIASEGELFKKILGPAWRGLHPDIQARFDHNPMPGKPLRYTGRMTELTCSGVGRVLGYLTMPLIQGALMPFNDADFPVDIEVYSKQGSAAIFKQRIYRLNGRKPVQFTSYMLESARGEVLEYVGMGMGMKLVLAVRDGNLHFESDGYFWQVLGVRIPIPAWFTPGKTYLCHRNNDSAQFDIRIEIRHALFGTTFTQAGVFREVRA, from the coding sequence ATGATCGCGTCCGAAGGCGAGTTATTCAAGAAGATCCTCGGTCCCGCATGGCGCGGCCTTCATCCCGACATCCAGGCGCGTTTCGACCATAACCCCATGCCCGGCAAACCTTTGCGCTACACGGGCCGGATGACGGAGCTCACCTGCTCGGGCGTCGGCCGCGTGCTGGGCTACCTGACCATGCCGCTGATCCAGGGCGCGCTGATGCCGTTTAACGACGCCGACTTCCCGGTCGATATCGAGGTGTACTCGAAACAGGGCAGCGCGGCCATTTTCAAGCAGCGCATCTATCGCCTCAACGGGCGCAAGCCGGTGCAGTTCACGTCCTACATGCTCGAGAGCGCGCGCGGCGAAGTGCTCGAATACGTCGGCATGGGCATGGGCATGAAGCTGGTGCTGGCGGTGCGCGACGGGAACCTGCACTTCGAGAGCGATGGCTACTTCTGGCAGGTGCTGGGCGTGCGCATTCCCATACCGGCCTGGTTCACGCCGGGTAAAACTTATCTTTGCCACCGCAATAACGACAGCGCGCAGTTCGATATCCGTATCGAGATCCGCCACGCGCTGTTTGGTACAACCTTCACGCAGGCGGGCGTGTTTCGCGAGGTGCGTGCATGA
- a CDS encoding TIGR01777 family oxidoreductase: MNTHLLALQLMAVQGCLGAFDTLYHHELTEALPGRASARLELRIHALRSLIYCAMYIGLACWRFNGLWAVALLLVFAVEIALTLWDFVVEDQTRLLPATERVTHTVLTLNGGAFIALLALNAGESMTLPTALVWEPHGALSAFLLLCGAGVGLSGVRDAFAARAIARQEARPQRPALRFGATGCAVLVTGATGFIGQKLVRALVADGHRVTVLSRQPRTAAWLFDGRVECVSDLAQLPPARRIDVVINLAGARILGWRWSEARQAALRVSRIGLTRKVVSWIAAAHHKPALMLSASAIGYYGIQARGDDTVLTESDAPQPMFMSDLCREWEEAAGTAAAYGVRVACMRFGLVLGTQGALPMMLLPVKLGMGGPLGDGRQWLSWIHVDDVIAGIAHLWTSGEGGAYNFTAPESLPQAGFNRVAAKVLKRPYWLPTPGWPMRLALGEQADLLLEGQRVAPARLQASGFAFNHPTLAGALASLS; this comes from the coding sequence ATGAATACCCATTTGCTGGCGCTGCAGTTGATGGCCGTCCAGGGCTGCCTGGGTGCCTTCGACACCCTGTATCACCATGAACTGACCGAGGCCCTGCCCGGCCGCGCGAGCGCGCGCCTGGAACTGCGGATCCATGCGCTGCGCTCCCTGATTTACTGCGCCATGTATATCGGCCTGGCGTGCTGGCGCTTCAATGGCTTGTGGGCGGTGGCACTGCTGCTGGTGTTTGCGGTCGAGATCGCTCTGACCTTGTGGGATTTCGTGGTCGAGGACCAGACCCGCCTGCTGCCGGCCACCGAACGGGTCACGCATACCGTGCTGACGCTCAATGGCGGCGCTTTCATCGCGCTGCTGGCCCTGAACGCAGGCGAGAGCATGACACTGCCGACCGCGCTGGTATGGGAGCCGCATGGCGCCCTGAGCGCGTTCCTGCTGCTGTGCGGCGCGGGGGTCGGGCTGTCCGGCGTGCGTGACGCGTTCGCGGCGCGCGCCATCGCCCGCCAGGAGGCCCGGCCGCAGCGGCCCGCATTGCGCTTCGGCGCGACCGGGTGCGCGGTGCTGGTGACCGGCGCCACGGGCTTCATCGGCCAGAAGCTGGTGCGCGCGTTGGTGGCCGACGGCCATCGCGTCACGGTGCTGTCGCGCCAGCCGCGCACCGCGGCCTGGCTGTTCGACGGCCGGGTGGAGTGCGTCAGCGACCTGGCGCAGCTGCCGCCGGCGCGCCGCATCGATGTGGTCATCAATCTGGCGGGTGCGCGCATTCTCGGCTGGCGCTGGAGCGAAGCACGTCAGGCGGCCTTGCGCGTCAGCCGCATCGGCCTCACGCGCAAGGTGGTGTCCTGGATCGCGGCCGCCCATCACAAGCCGGCGCTGATGCTGTCGGCGTCGGCCATCGGTTACTACGGCATCCAGGCGCGCGGTGACGATACCGTACTGACAGAAAGCGATGCGCCGCAGCCGATGTTCATGTCGGACCTGTGCCGCGAGTGGGAAGAAGCGGCCGGCACCGCCGCGGCGTATGGCGTGCGCGTGGCATGCATGCGTTTCGGCCTGGTGCTCGGCACCCAGGGCGCGCTGCCGATGATGCTGCTGCCGGTCAAACTGGGCATGGGCGGCCCGCTCGGCGATGGACGCCAGTGGCTATCGTGGATTCATGTGGACGACGTCATCGCCGGCATCGCCCATCTGTGGACCAGCGGGGAGGGCGGAGCCTACAATTTCACCGCGCCGGAGAGCCTGCCGCAGGCGGGCTTCAACCGGGTGGCGGCCAAGGTATTGAAGCGCCCTTACTGGCTGCCTACACCGGGCTGGCCGATGCGCCTGGCGCTGGGCGAACAGGCCGACCTGCTGCTTGAAGGCCAGCGCGTGGCGCCCGCCAGGCTGCAGGCGAGCGGTTTCGCCTTCAACCATCCGACCCTGGCCGGTGCGCTGGCGAGTCTGTCGTGA
- a CDS encoding LytR/AlgR family response regulator transcription factor: protein MVIEDSRLAREGLVRMLGQFDGVDVIGQADHPATAAPMIAELRPDVLFLDIHMPGASGFDLLEMLDYLPRIVFTTAYSEYAIRSFDYNTVDYLLKPVSHERLATAIAKLAAADAAPAAAPRPPLDINSKIFVKDGERCHLVSLETIRYIESCKNYVRIFFGSEKAYVKKSLNSIEERLPVKFFFRANRQCIINLQEIRAIEESISLGYEVTMSDGKVLEISRRNAQELKDLLSF from the coding sequence ATGGTGATTGAAGACTCGCGCCTGGCGCGCGAGGGGCTGGTGCGCATGCTCGGCCAGTTCGACGGGGTCGATGTGATTGGCCAGGCCGACCATCCCGCGACGGCGGCGCCGATGATCGCCGAACTGCGGCCGGACGTGCTGTTCCTCGACATCCACATGCCCGGCGCCAGCGGATTCGACCTGCTCGAAATGCTCGACTACCTGCCGCGCATCGTCTTCACGACCGCCTATTCCGAATACGCGATCCGCTCGTTCGACTACAACACCGTCGACTACCTGCTCAAGCCAGTCAGCCACGAACGGCTGGCCACCGCGATCGCCAAGCTGGCCGCAGCCGACGCCGCGCCGGCAGCGGCGCCACGGCCGCCGCTGGACATCAACAGCAAGATTTTCGTGAAGGACGGCGAACGCTGCCACCTGGTGAGCCTGGAGACGATCCGGTATATCGAAAGCTGCAAGAACTACGTGCGCATCTTCTTCGGCAGCGAGAAAGCCTACGTCAAAAAATCGCTGAACAGCATCGAAGAGCGACTGCCGGTCAAATTTTTCTTCCGCGCCAACCGCCAGTGCATCATCAACCTGCAGGAAATCCGCGCCATCGAAGAATCGATCTCGCTTGGCTACGAAGTGACGATGAGCGACGGCAAAGTGCTCGAGATCTCGCGCCGCAATGCCCAGGAATTGAAGGACCTATTGAGTTTTTAA
- a CDS encoding sensor histidine kinase — MQLHFFPRDRDFWIYHCSAVAVGVMASTAIAVAWGFMVRIQFYSSLAWIPFYTLAVLVLRWLYKRRGGDAVPIARLIAIVVLYSAVAGMVIGACVTAAVAPMFLKTISAKYKKLNIPIIPSELLLNKFIDEAPKSQLFVAVWGFIYISVSSSRRIKKAEVFNLRLQNNLKEAQLSSLSNQLNPHFLFNSLNNIRFMIHEDAQRADAMITSFSDILRYSLESSQHEKVSLHHEVGIITKYLAIVKTQLEERLAFSLHIAPGLEDALMPPMVLQMLVENAIKHGLDQLQGGGTLTVSASRQGQCLLLEVHNDAPDKPVSAPAGTGIGLLNIGQRLRLLYGDLAALNTTHADGVFRVGITLPLERAA, encoded by the coding sequence ATGCAACTGCACTTCTTCCCGCGCGACCGCGACTTCTGGATTTACCACTGCAGCGCCGTCGCGGTGGGTGTCATGGCCAGTACCGCCATCGCCGTCGCGTGGGGTTTCATGGTCAGGATACAGTTCTACTCCAGCCTGGCGTGGATTCCGTTCTACACGCTTGCGGTACTGGTGTTGCGCTGGCTGTACAAGCGACGCGGCGGCGACGCCGTGCCGATCGCCAGGCTCATTGCCATCGTGGTGCTGTACAGCGCGGTGGCCGGCATGGTGATCGGCGCCTGCGTCACAGCCGCGGTCGCGCCGATGTTCTTGAAAACCATCAGCGCCAAATACAAAAAACTCAACATCCCGATCATCCCGTCCGAACTCCTACTGAACAAATTCATCGACGAAGCGCCCAAGAGCCAGCTGTTCGTGGCGGTATGGGGCTTCATCTACATCAGCGTGAGCAGCAGCCGCCGCATCAAGAAGGCCGAAGTGTTCAACCTGCGCCTGCAAAACAACCTGAAGGAAGCGCAGTTGAGCAGCCTGTCGAACCAGCTCAACCCGCACTTCCTGTTCAACTCACTCAATAACATCCGCTTCATGATCCACGAAGACGCGCAGCGCGCCGACGCGATGATTACCTCGTTCTCCGACATCCTGCGCTATTCGCTCGAAAGCAGCCAGCACGAAAAAGTCAGCCTGCACCATGAAGTGGGCATCATCACCAAGTACCTTGCCATCGTCAAGACGCAGCTGGAAGAACGCCTGGCTTTTTCCCTTCACATCGCGCCCGGCCTGGAGGACGCGCTGATGCCGCCGATGGTCTTGCAGATGCTGGTGGAGAACGCCATCAAGCATGGCCTCGACCAGCTTCAGGGCGGCGGCACCTTGACCGTGAGCGCATCCCGGCAAGGCCAGTGCCTGCTGCTGGAAGTGCACAACGACGCTCCCGACAAACCGGTGTCGGCGCCCGCTGGCACCGGCATCGGCCTGCTCAATATCGGGCAGCGCCTGCGTCTCCTGTACGGCGACCTGGCCGCGCTGAACACCACCCACGCGGATGGCGTCTTCAGGGTCGGCATCACACTGCCGCTGGAGCGCGCGGCATGA
- a CDS encoding formylglycine-generating enzyme family protein: protein MQSTLLFSLALMASTCAAAAAGSVTEPPMVAIKGGTFAMGGTVPGTSKDYPTDQPVHDVRVPSFQMAKYEVTVGQFRQFVEATGHKTSKECWKFGSTEWGIEMGPGAWNTPAYAPGDYHPVMCVTWKDATAYAAWLSAQTGKPYRLPSEAEWEYAARAGSKTDYPFGDDASQVCRHANIRDFSGNKAIAALIGRTGKPAICEDGAAFTTVVGMYEPNAFGLYDMIGNVGEFVADCEHLNYEGAPADGSAWTTNCHKRDSPMKIHRGGSFGARDARTVVRGHAGDENPSSIGEGFRLALGGPVLPQAPAVARFEAELVTARAAERERRKTAK from the coding sequence ATGCAAAGCACTCTCCTGTTCTCACTGGCCCTGATGGCATCCACCTGCGCGGCGGCCGCCGCCGGCAGCGTGACCGAACCCCCGATGGTCGCCATCAAGGGCGGCACGTTTGCGATGGGCGGCACCGTCCCGGGTACGAGCAAGGACTATCCGACCGATCAGCCGGTCCACGACGTGCGCGTGCCCAGCTTCCAGATGGCGAAGTACGAAGTCACCGTCGGCCAGTTCCGCCAGTTCGTCGAAGCGACCGGCCACAAGACGTCGAAAGAATGCTGGAAATTCGGCAGCACCGAATGGGGCATCGAAATGGGGCCGGGCGCCTGGAACACGCCGGCCTATGCACCGGGCGACTACCATCCGGTCATGTGCGTCACCTGGAAGGACGCCACCGCCTACGCCGCATGGCTGTCGGCCCAAACCGGCAAGCCGTACCGCCTGCCGTCGGAAGCGGAATGGGAATACGCCGCGCGCGCCGGCAGCAAGACCGACTACCCGTTCGGCGACGACGCCAGCCAGGTGTGCCGCCATGCGAACATCCGCGATTTCTCGGGCAACAAGGCGATCGCAGCGCTCATCGGCCGCACCGGAAAGCCCGCCATCTGCGAAGACGGCGCCGCATTCACCACGGTGGTCGGCATGTACGAGCCCAACGCCTTCGGCCTGTACGACATGATCGGCAACGTGGGCGAGTTCGTTGCCGATTGCGAGCACCTGAACTACGAAGGCGCACCGGCGGACGGTTCCGCATGGACCACCAACTGCCACAAGCGCGATTCGCCCATGAAGATTCACCGGGGCGGCAGCTTCGGGGCGCGCGACGCACGCACGGTGGTACGAGGGCATGCGGGCGATGAAAACCCAAGCAGCATCGGCGAAGGCTTCCGCCTTGCACTGGGCGGGCCGGTGCTGCCGCAGGCGCCGGCGGTGGCGCGCTTTGAAGCGGAGCTGGTCACAGCGCGCGCAGCGGAACGCGAGCGGCGCAAGACGGCCAAATAA
- a CDS encoding RcnB family protein, producing the protein MHKKALIIALMAVCMGTGSAAFAQSGDYRDYRGEHGQRSEHYERNDRYTRSDRHDRYERHDRDRHHDRRGDRYDSPRGGYQAYDHGPSRRHHFRRGAYLDHQYRGSSYMVSDWRSRRLSAPPRGAHWVHANGDYALVAIATGLITQVLLNQ; encoded by the coding sequence GTGCACAAGAAAGCCCTCATCATCGCCCTCATGGCTGTTTGCATGGGCACCGGCAGCGCAGCTTTCGCTCAATCGGGCGACTACCGCGACTACCGCGGCGAGCATGGCCAGCGCAGCGAGCACTATGAACGCAATGACCGTTACACGCGCAGCGACCGCCATGACCGCTATGAGCGGCATGACCGCGACCGTCACCACGATCGCCGCGGCGACCGTTACGACAGCCCGCGCGGCGGCTACCAAGCTTACGATCATGGCCCATCGCGGCGTCACCACTTCCGCCGCGGCGCGTATCTGGATCACCAGTATCGCGGCAGCAGTTACATGGTCAGCGACTGGCGCAGCCGCCGCCTGAGCGCGCCGCCGCGTGGCGCCCACTGGGTACATGCCAATGGCGACTATGCGCTGGTGGCCATCGCCACGGGCCTGATTACGCAGGTGCTGTTGAACCAGTGA
- a CDS encoding MepB family protein: MTIKENPFHPDLRVLQRAYDTHGMAWTAPRHEAESAEYAASSFAVEGMQVRFRVAKITPTKVGQFVTLWKRIGSGPIQPFDETDPVDLFVVSTREGDQFGQFVFPKAVLATRDIVARAGQGGKRAIRVYPPWVLTASKQAQATQRWQLQYFLPDGADAAAVRKLYGPL, translated from the coding sequence ATGACAATAAAAGAAAACCCCTTCCATCCGGACTTGCGCGTGCTCCAGCGCGCGTACGACACGCACGGCATGGCCTGGACCGCGCCCCGGCACGAGGCGGAAAGCGCCGAGTATGCGGCCAGCAGTTTCGCGGTCGAGGGCATGCAGGTGCGCTTTCGCGTCGCCAAAATCACCCCGACCAAGGTTGGCCAGTTCGTCACGCTGTGGAAGCGCATCGGCAGCGGCCCAATCCAGCCGTTCGACGAGACCGACCCGGTGGACCTGTTCGTGGTCAGTACCCGCGAGGGAGACCAGTTCGGGCAGTTTGTCTTTCCCAAGGCGGTGCTGGCGACACGCGATATCGTGGCGCGCGCGGGGCAGGGCGGCAAGCGCGCGATCCGCGTCTATCCGCCATGGGTGCTCACGGCCAGCAAACAGGCGCAGGCCACGCAGCGCTGGCAACTGCAGTATTTTCTCCCCGATGGCGCCGATGCGGCTGCCGTGCGCAAGCTTTATGGGCCGCTCTGA